A single Phycisphaerae bacterium DNA region contains:
- a CDS encoding sulfurtransferase, whose product MGKHAPLFLKLVDEARSRIDETHIDAVKARIDAREIFHLIDVREAYEFEAGHLPGAIHLSKGTIERDIEQTIPDLGAPIVLYCGGGYRSALVADNLKKMGYTAVQSMDGGYRAWHDAGYLVMHDR is encoded by the coding sequence ATGGGCAAACACGCTCCGTTATTCCTGAAGCTTGTCGACGAAGCCCGCTCGCGTATCGACGAAACCCACATCGACGCAGTGAAGGCTCGAATTGATGCGAGAGAGATTTTTCACCTCATTGACGTGAGAGAGGCTTACGAATTCGAAGCGGGCCATCTTCCCGGCGCGATCCATCTCAGCAAGGGCACGATCGAACGAGATATCGAACAGACGATCCCGGACCTGGGCGCGCCCATCGTGCTTTATTGCGGCGGAGGATATCGATCGGCGCTCGTGGCCGACAATCTGAAGAAGATGGGCTATACCGCAGTGCAATCAATGGACGGCGGCTATCGCGCCTGGCATGATGCGGGCTATCTCGTCATGCACGACCGCTAG
- a CDS encoding diguanylate cyclase encodes MSAPLENKDRPRAKKLLIVDDDPLQLALMTKYLGDTEFQILTAADGSEALRIVLSEEPRIIITDWFMPEMNGLDLCRALRQHEGVRFAYIVVTTSQGGDDKVVEALNSGADDFVRKPIKPTELIARLRAADRIVSAESDLAKRTREVHRINAEMALTHQKLKHANDQLRRMATTDELTGLLNRREAISRLEQLWAAYERYDQEFACITLDIDFFKRFNDSHGHAAGDLVLRAVAQVLRKCCRKSDLVCRVGGEEFLILCPGVGAKGAMVCAEHLRKAVESAAVEYEGTPLMVTISIGVSAASHRYGSPDELMKAADGALYQSKAAGRNRVTLAPDPDGVSVQAASPETDAMAPVQTAPQTPLVTPNDTRGDGRNPDPRKVTPALTKPV; translated from the coding sequence ATGAGCGCGCCGTTGGAAAACAAGGACCGTCCTCGCGCGAAGAAGCTGCTGATCGTCGACGACGATCCGCTGCAGCTTGCGCTGATGACGAAATACCTGGGTGATACCGAGTTTCAGATTCTCACCGCGGCCGACGGCTCCGAAGCGCTTCGCATTGTCTTGAGCGAAGAGCCCCGAATCATTATCACCGATTGGTTCATGCCGGAAATGAACGGCCTCGATCTCTGTCGCGCGTTGCGCCAGCATGAAGGTGTTCGTTTTGCTTATATTGTGGTGACGACCAGTCAGGGGGGCGATGACAAGGTGGTCGAGGCGTTGAACTCGGGCGCCGACGATTTCGTTCGAAAGCCGATCAAGCCGACGGAACTGATCGCCAGGCTCAGAGCCGCCGATCGCATCGTCTCTGCGGAATCCGATCTGGCAAAACGCACGCGAGAGGTTCACCGGATCAACGCGGAGATGGCGCTGACCCATCAGAAGCTGAAGCACGCGAACGATCAGCTTCGGCGGATGGCGACGACGGATGAATTGACGGGGCTTCTGAATCGCCGAGAGGCCATCAGCCGGCTTGAGCAGCTCTGGGCGGCTTACGAACGTTACGATCAGGAGTTTGCCTGTATCACGCTGGATATCGATTTCTTCAAGCGATTCAACGACAGTCACGGCCACGCAGCGGGCGACCTGGTGCTGCGCGCGGTCGCACAGGTCCTGCGAAAGTGCTGCCGAAAGTCCGATCTGGTTTGTCGCGTCGGTGGCGAGGAATTTTTGATTCTCTGCCCGGGCGTCGGAGCCAAGGGCGCGATGGTCTGCGCTGAACACCTTCGCAAAGCGGTCGAATCAGCGGCCGTGGAATACGAAGGCACGCCTTTGATGGTCACGATCAGCATCGGCGTCTCCGCGGCGAGTCATCGATACGGCAGCCCCGATGAACTGATGAAGGCGGCCGACGGGGCGTTGTATCAATCGAAAGCTGCCGGAAGAAATCGCGTGACTCTCGCGCCGGACCCGGACGGTGTTTCGGTTCAGGCGGCGTCGCCCGAAACGGATGCAATGGCCCCGGTGCAAACGGCGCCGCAGACGCCTCTCGTCACCCCGAATGACACGCGAGGGGACGGCCGCAATCCGGATCCCCGGAAGGTCACTCCGGCCCTGACCAAGCCGGTTTAA
- a CDS encoding Hpt domain-containing protein, with the protein MKTFDDLGTGEKSALVSELSNDADMIELVEFFIAELPKRVGAMSEALAARDWATLARVAHQLKGAAGGYGFPAITDAAGALEESIKASESIDRLAGHLRQVADLCERARARN; encoded by the coding sequence ATGAAGACTTTCGACGATTTAGGAACAGGCGAGAAGTCGGCGTTGGTAAGCGAACTTTCGAACGACGCCGACATGATCGAACTAGTTGAGTTTTTTATCGCCGAACTTCCCAAGAGGGTCGGCGCGATGTCCGAGGCGCTTGCGGCGCGCGATTGGGCGACGCTGGCCCGAGTCGCACATCAACTCAAGGGTGCGGCCGGCGGATACGGATTTCCCGCCATTACAGATGCGGCGGGAGCGCTCGAGGAATCGATCAAGGCGTCGGAGTCGATTGATCGGTTGGCAGGGCATCTGCGGCAGGTCGCTGATTTGTGTGAGCGGGCTCGGGCAAGGAATTGA
- a CDS encoding GAF domain-containing protein — protein MARPSSARIFSSVLRDYTSCLKRIAPAANRAESMQTFVDVVWDELRSTHISWIGFYLPGDAHSLVLGPRRDKPACSPIGLHGACGQAFLNRRIMVVKDVAELGEGYIACDPRDRSEIVIPLFEADGSVWGVLDVDSHELSAFSEEDSAGFTQLLLKAGLTSEIE, from the coding sequence TTGGCGCGGCCCTCGTCCGCGCGCATATTCAGCAGTGTGCTTCGCGACTACACATCCTGCCTGAAACGGATTGCACCGGCCGCAAATCGTGCGGAGTCGATGCAGACTTTCGTCGATGTCGTCTGGGATGAATTGCGCTCCACTCACATTTCGTGGATCGGTTTCTACCTGCCGGGCGATGCTCATTCCTTGGTGCTCGGTCCGCGCCGCGACAAGCCGGCCTGTTCGCCGATTGGTCTGCACGGCGCCTGCGGCCAGGCATTTCTCAATCGGCGGATCATGGTGGTCAAGGATGTCGCCGAACTGGGCGAGGGCTATATCGCCTGCGATCCGCGTGACCGCAGCGAAATCGTCATTCCGCTGTTTGAGGCCGATGGAAGCGTCTGGGGCGTGCTGGACGTTGACAGCCACGAGTTGTCCGCATTCTCCGAGGAGGACTCGGCCGGTTTCACCCAGTTGTTGTTGAAGGCTGGTCTGACGAGCGAAATCGAGTGA
- a CDS encoding rhodanese-like domain-containing protein, whose translation MTSCNRGIGRIWSRRSLLCIVWTISVGAGCANQGGAGIQVGRIDSAAELKAKMDAGNLLVIHALNAEHFAKGHIPGAKNIDIQDMTVSSLPADKAQPMVFYCGSVHCPVGHDAAQKAASWGYSHVWYYAGGIADWRASGMQVATGTE comes from the coding sequence ATGACGAGTTGTAATCGCGGAATCGGCCGAATTTGGAGTCGCCGAAGCCTGCTCTGCATTGTTTGGACGATATCGGTCGGCGCGGGCTGCGCGAACCAGGGCGGCGCCGGCATTCAGGTCGGGCGGATTGACTCCGCGGCGGAACTGAAAGCGAAGATGGACGCGGGAAATCTTCTGGTAATCCATGCGTTGAATGCCGAGCATTTCGCCAAGGGACACATCCCGGGCGCGAAGAACATCGACATTCAGGACATGACCGTGAGCAGCTTGCCGGCGGACAAGGCGCAGCCGATGGTGTTCTACTGCGGCAGCGTCCATTGTCCGGTCGGGCACGATGCAGCTCAGAAGGCGGCATCGTGGGGATATTCACATGTTTGGTACTACGCCGGAGGGATCGCGGATTGGCGCGCTTCCGGAATGCAGGTCGCGACCGGAACCGAGTGA
- a CDS encoding aminopeptidase P family protein, with protein sequence MISMRHERLSQAMVQAGLDALFISNPKNVLYLSGFHATMPGEVQSVGDPEAFVLAYRGEIHLLCDGRYIAGAGELNGITPHRIESPTTPKIIADELLRILGPATKVLGYEPDALIHSDAVALLACLGTLECRPAGDIMTGLRMIKTAQEIAELRQAQAITGACFEHVAGRIRVGMSERDVAFEIDTYLRKHSEGNSFSPIVAFGETSARPHYSPNSNRKLESGHLVLLDFGAVHHGYCGDLTRMLVMGKASSRHREVYDLVLKAQLRCLAGIKPGMSWQDIDALCRDYFRDHGCADAFMHGTGHGVGLAIHEPPRLKQTFQEKIAPGMVFTIEPGLYFVGWGGVRIEDMVVATQTGIENLTTTSKELLEVV encoded by the coding sequence ATGATCTCCATGCGACATGAGCGATTGAGCCAGGCGATGGTCCAAGCCGGGCTGGATGCGTTGTTCATCAGCAATCCGAAGAATGTCCTCTATCTGTCAGGCTTTCATGCGACGATGCCGGGCGAAGTACAGTCCGTCGGCGATCCGGAAGCATTCGTGCTGGCCTATCGTGGCGAAATTCACCTGCTTTGCGATGGCCGATACATCGCCGGTGCGGGCGAACTGAACGGCATCACTCCGCATCGAATCGAATCGCCGACCACCCCGAAGATCATCGCGGACGAATTGCTGAGAATTCTCGGTCCCGCGACGAAGGTGCTGGGTTATGAGCCGGACGCATTGATTCATAGTGATGCCGTCGCCCTTCTGGCGTGCCTCGGGACGCTCGAGTGTCGACCGGCCGGCGACATCATGACGGGCCTGCGAATGATCAAGACGGCACAGGAAATCGCCGAACTTCGCCAGGCACAGGCAATCACAGGTGCCTGTTTCGAGCATGTTGCCGGGCGGATTCGCGTGGGGATGTCGGAACGCGACGTCGCGTTCGAAATTGATACCTATCTACGAAAGCACAGCGAGGGCAACAGCTTCAGTCCGATCGTGGCATTCGGCGAGACCAGCGCTCGACCGCATTATTCGCCGAATTCGAATCGCAAGCTGGAATCGGGTCACCTGGTGCTGCTCGATTTCGGCGCAGTGCACCACGGCTATTGCGGCGATTTGACGCGAATGTTGGTCATGGGCAAGGCCTCCTCCCGGCATCGCGAGGTATATGACCTTGTCTTAAAAGCACAATTGCGCTGCCTGGCTGGCATTAAGCCCGGCATGTCATGGCAGGACATTGATGCACTGTGTCGGGACTATTTCCGCGACCACGGCTGCGCGGATGCGTTCATGCACGGCACCGGACACGGCGTCGGGCTGGCAATTCATGAGCCGCCGCGCTTGAAACAGACGTTCCAGGAAAAGATCGCGCCGGGAATGGTTTTCACGATCGAGCCGGGTTTGTACTTCGTGGGCTGGGGCGGTGTGCGGATCGAGGATATGGTGGTTGCCACACAAACCGGAATCGAAAATCTGACCACGACATCCAAGGAACTGCTTGAAGTGGTTTGA